From Magnetococcales bacterium:
CACGAATTTTTTCCGCCCCGGTGGCCAGTTGCAGCACCCGCAGGCCATCCGTGAAAGAAAAAACTCCCGCCGGCGGCAACTCCACCTCCAGGGCATCGTGAATCAACACCCCCAGCATCGTATTGTGGGGTGACAGCAAGCCAAGCAAGCGCCCTGCCGCCGCATCCAACGTCGAAAAATCACTCAATAGAATGATCATCGACCCAGGCCGTGCCACCCGGCGCAAGCGCCCCAAACCATCCGCCAGCGTCGCCAGTGAATGCAAATTTCCCGGCACCGGCTGTTTTGCGGCAATGGCCCTCAGCAACGGCAGCAACCCCCGTTGCCCCCCCGCCGGGCGGCACAAAACCGGCCCCTCAGCCGCCAGCACCACCCCACCAATCCGATCCCCTTCCATGGCCGCCAACCAGCCCAACAAGGCCGCCAATCGCGCCGCCACCACCGACTTGAACGCCACCCGCGTCCCAAACGCCATGGCCGGATTGAGATCCACCACCAGAAACACCGGTCGTTCGCGTTCTTCCCGGAATACCTTCGAGTGCGGAT
This genomic window contains:
- a CDS encoding DUF58 domain-containing protein; translation: MDGGVRVGLEELVKVRHQAAAMTLPGLVRAANPLAGQFRSVFRGRGMEFEETRLYQPGDDIRNMDWKVTARTGDPHSKVFREERERPVFLVVDLNPAMAFGTRVAFKSVVAARLAALLGWLAAMEGDRIGGVVLAAEGPVLCRPAGGQRGLLPLLRAIAAKQPVPGNLHSLATLADGLGRLRRVARPGSMIILLSDFSTLDAAAGRLLGLLSPHNTMLGVLIHDALEVELPPAGVFSFTDGLRVLQLATGAEKIREQHRQRFRERQMTAASLLGRLSVPLLTLATDRPIPDFLRREVHPALLRRGRR